A genomic stretch from Strongyloides ratti genome assembly S_ratti_ED321, chromosome : 1 includes:
- a CDS encoding Ribonuclease H1, giving the protein MNYQGRKPKNLFLFDGKHRVVYTDGSCINNGRFDARAGIGVYWGEGNNLNISERYDGKQSSQAAELGAAIKALKIAEKKGFFDLILYTDSDYLYKSMTQWIYRWMKNGWRDVRNRPLSNKDLFEELYNLIEKTGTNIRKIPAHSKIDGNERADSLSRRGARQDYPSVKL; this is encoded by the exons ATGAATTATCAAGGAAGAAaaccaaaaaatttatttttatttgatggTAAGCATCGTGTTGTATATACAGATGGTTCCTGTATAAATAATGGACGATTCGATGCTCGA gCTGGTATTGGAGTTTATTGGGGTGAGGGTAATAATCTTAATATTAGTGAAAGATATGATGGAAAACAATCAAGTCAGGCAGCCGAATTGGGAGCAGCTATAAAAGCTTTAAAAATTGCTGAAAAAAAAggattttttgatttaattttatatacagATTCTGACTATCTTTATAAATCTATGACTCAATGGATTTATAGATGGATGAAAAATGGATGGCGTGATGTTAGAAATAGACCATTGTCTAATAAAGATCTATTTGAAGAGttgtataatttaattgaaaagaCTGGTActaatataagaaaaattccAGCTCATTCAAAAATTGATGGTAACGAACGGGCTGATTCTTTATCAAGAAGAGGAGCAAGACAGGACTATCCATCtgttaaactttaa